One segment of Rhipicephalus sanguineus isolate Rsan-2018 chromosome 6, BIME_Rsan_1.4, whole genome shotgun sequence DNA contains the following:
- the LOC119398070 gene encoding uncharacterized protein LOC119398070 produces the protein MNAVFSVAFLLVASMCVVHAGYPALLPYGYGYGAAHALVVPKVVAPVYTPVVAKVPTAVSYSYFHAVHPPPVIKLHAAPALVKLPYAPLYH, from the exons ATGAACGCC GTTTTCTCAGTCGCCTTTTTGCTCGTGGCGTCGATGTGCGTCGTGCACGCCGGCTATCCAGCGCTGCTGCCGTACGGCTACGGCTACGGAGCCGCACACGCCCTCGTGGTGCCCAAGGTGGTTGCTCCCGTGTACACGCCAGTTGTGGCCAAGGTGCCCACGGCCGTCAGCTACTCCTACTTCCACGCCGTCCACCCGCCACCGGTGATCAAGCTGCACGCAGCACCAGCCCTGGTGAAGCTGCCATACGCGCCGCTCTACCACTGA